The window TGATGACGCGCTGCCGGCGCTGAAGGTGCTGGTGGACTTCCGCAAAACCCACGAGCAGCAGCTGATCGTCAGCGGCGGCATCCTCGATGGGGAGCTGTTACTCGACAAGCAATTGAGCGAATTGGCAGCACTCCCATCGCGGCCGGTGCTGCTTGCCCACGTGCTGGGCACGATCGAGGCCCCGATCGCCGATGTGATAGTCACCATCGAGCGCTTGATCGGCGATCTCGCCTGGCTGGCTGAGCAAGCCGCAGAATCGAAAACCGCATCACCAATACCACCCGCGTCAGAACTCACGAAGGAGGGGACGTAAATGACGGAGACCGTGTCGAAACGAGTGGAGGAAGCGCTGAAGCTCACCGAAGAGATGACGGCGCTTGAGCTCTCCAGCTATGCGAAGGCCATGCGGGACAAGTTTGGGATTACCGCAAGCCCGGTGGCGGTCGCCGCCAATCCGGCGGCCGGCGGCGGGAGTGCGGCAGCAGCCGAAGAGCCATCGGTGTTCGATGTCATCCTGGCCGGTGCCGGCACCAACAAGATCCAAGTCATTAAAGAAATCCGCGCGATCACCAGCCTGGGCCTGAAAGAAGCCAAGGACCTGGTGGAAGGAGCGCCGAAACCCGTCAAGACCGGCATCAAGAAAGAGGAAGCCGAGGAAATTAAGAAGAAACTGGAAGCCGCCGGTGCGCAGGTGCAACTGAAGTAATTGAGTGATTCAGTGATTGGGTGATTGAGCGAGTGACAAAAGGGGACCGATGTCAAAGCGAGCACAGACCGTGGTCAGCTTTGCCAAATTGAGCGAAGGGCTGGCCCCTCCTGATTTGGTGGAAGTCCAGAAACGCTCGTATTGGGATTTTCTCCAGCATGACGTGCCAAAGCCGAAGCGGCGCAACATCGGCCTGCACGCCGCCTTTCTCGAAACATTCCCGATTGAAAGCCGCGATCGGGTCTACCGGCTCGAGTACGTGCACTATGCGCTCGGCAAGCCGAAGTACAGCGTCAATGAATGCCTGCGCAATGGGCTCTCCTTCGCCGCGCCGCTGAAAGTGAAGCTTCGCCTTGTCGGCCCGAAAGCCTCAAAGGAACAAGAGGTCTATTTCGGCGAGATGCCGCTGATGACGGATGTGGGAACCTTCGTGATCAACGGCGATGAGCGCGTTGTGGTCAGCCAGCTCCATCGCTCCCCGGGCGTCACGTTTGAAATGAACGTGCACCCGACGGGCAAGCGCCTGTTTTCCGCGCGCATCATCCCGTATCGCGGAGCCTGGGTGGAGCTGGAGTTTGACACGCTCGACGTGCTGCATGTGTCGATCGACCGGCGCCGCAAAATAGTGGGCACGATTCTGCTGCGCGCCCTAGGCTTCTCCACCGATGAGGAAATCCTCAACGCCTTCGGCAAAACCGAAACGGTGAGCTTTGCCGAGGCGCATGATTTGAAGCCGCTCATCGGCAATCATCTCGGCGAGCGCATTATCGACAGCACCACCGGACACGTGGTGCTGCGCGCCGGCACGAAGATCACGGAGGAATGGCTCGATACGATTTGGCAAAGCGGCAAGCGAGAGCTGAAAATCGTCAGCGACGCCCCGGCGGAAATCTTGAAGACGCTGGAGAAAGACCATACCACCACCCGGCAGGAAGCCCTGCTGGACATTTTCCGGCGGTTGCGCCCCGGCGACTTGGTCAACCTTCCCTCCGCCGAGACGCTGATCCATCGGCTGTTCCTTGATCCCAGACGGTATGACTTGGGCAGCGTTGGACGGTATGTGCTCAATCGCAAGCTGAGCATGACGGATGGGCTGGACTCCCGCATGCTCTCGGGCGAGACCGTCATCCACGTGATCCAATATCTGCTGGGACTGCGCCGGGGCGAAGGCGAAATCGACGACATCGACCACCTGGGCAACCGGAGGGTTCGTTCGGTGGGCGAGCTCGTCTATCACCAATTCCGCGTCGGCCTTGAGCGGCTGGAGCGCACCGTGCGCGAGCGGATGGCGATCTATGACCTGGACAAGCTGATGCCGCACACGCTGGTCAACTTCAAGCTGGTCGCCTCGGTGATTCGAGACTTCTTCGCGCGCTCGCAGCTCTCGCAGTTCATGGATCAAACGAACCCGCTGGCGGAGCTGACGCATAAGCGCCGGATGTCCGCGCTGGGCCCCGGCGGGCTCTCGCGCGAGCGCGCGGGCTTCGAAGTCCGCGATGTGCACCCCTCGCACTATGGCCGCATCTGCCCGATCGAAACACCGGAAGGCCCGAACATCGGCCTCATCTCCAGCCTCACGGTCTACGCCCGCATCAACGAGCACGGGTTCATCGAGACCCCCTATCGGCGCGTTGAGCATGGCATGGTGACGGACAAGATCGACTATGTGACAGCGGACATCGAAGATCGGCACGCCATCGCCCAGGCGAGCAGCCCGCTGACGAAGTCTAACAAGTTTTCCGAAGAGCTGGTGAGCTGCCGCCATCACGGCAACATCGTTCGCCTCCCGCCGTCGCAAGTCGAATACATGGATGTCTCCTCGAATCAAACCGTGAGCATCGCCGCAGCACTGATTCCATTCCTCGAGCATGACGATGCGAACCGCGCCCTCATGGGATCCAACATGCAGCGGCAAGCGGTCCCGCTCGTGCATCCGAAGGCCCCCCTGGTGGTCACCGGCATCGAGCGCCGAGTCGCGGTGGATTCCGGGGCGTGCATCGTCTCGCGCGATGACGGCGTGGTGAGCTATTCGGATGCCCAGCGCATCGTCATTGGCCGCACCACATATGAGCTGAAGAATTTCCAGCGCTCCAACGCGAACACCTGCCTGCACCAGCGGCCCATCGTCTCGGTCGGGGACAAGGTGAAAGCCGGGCAAGTGATCGCCGACGGGCCGGCCACATACCACGGCGACCTCTCGCTGGGTCGGGATGTGCTCGTGGCCTTCATGCCGTGGCGGGGCTACAACTTTGAAGACGCGATTTTGATCAGCGAGCATCTCGTCAAAGAGGACACCTTCACGTCGATCCACATCGAGGAGTTCGAGGTGGAAGCCCGCGAAACCCGCCTCGGCAACGAAGAGATCACGCGCGACATCCCGAACGTCGGGGAAGAGGCGCTGAAGGATCTTGACGAGCAGGGCATCATCCGCGCCGGCGCGGAAGTCGGCCCTCGCAGCATCCTGGTTGGGAAGGTGACGCCGAAGAGCGAGACGGAGCTGACCCCTGAGGAAAAATTGCTGCGCGCGATTTTCGGCGAGAAAGCCGAGGATGTCCGCGACACCAGCCTGAAGGTTCCGGCAGGCGTTGAGGGCATCGTGGTGGACGTCAAAATCCTCATCCGCAAGGGCACCCAGACGAAATCCAAGGAAGAGCAGCAGCAGGAGCACACGCAGATTGACGCCATCCGCAAGCAGTATCAGGTGCGCATCAACAAACTCGCGGAGGAGCGCGTGGAGCGGCTCGTCAAGCTCTTGCAGGACAAAAAATTATCTGCGCCGCTGTGCGACATTGACTCGGGCGACACCGTGATCGACGCGGGCCGCACCGTCAAGGCCAGCGATGCCAAGAAACTCTCGCGCGCTGACTTTACCGACGTCAAAGTGCAGGAGGAGCCGGGACTCGATCTTGAGGTCCGCCGCGTGGCGGATTTCTTCGACGAGCTGATCCGCGAAATGCGCTCCGAAGAGGAGATGGAGGTCGACAAGGTCAAGCGCGGCGATGAGCTCCCACCCGGGGTCTTAAAGCGCATCGTGGTCCAGGTGGCCTCCAAGCGCAAAATCCAGGTCGGCGATAAGATGGCCGGGCGCCACGGGAACAAAGGCGTGATCGCAAAAATCCTCCCGCAAGCGGACTTGCCGTTTCTGCCGGATGGCACGCCGGTCGAAGTCGTCCTCAACCCGCTCGGCGTGCCCTCGCGCATGAATGTGGGGCAGATGCTGGAAACCCACCTGGCCTGGGCGGCCAAGGCGCTGGGCTTTCAGGCGATCACCCCGGTCTTCAACGGGGCGAGCGAAGGGGAAATCCAGGACTACTTGAAGAAGGCGAAGCTGCCGCTCTCGGGCAAGATCCAGCTGCGCGATGGGTTTACCGGCGACTATTTTGATCAGGAAACCGTCGTCGGCTACCTCCACATGATCAAGCTCGTCCACTTGGTGGATGACAAAATCCACGCGCGATCCATCGGACCGTACTCCTTGGTCACCCAGCAGCCGCTGGGCGGCAAAGCGCAGTTCGGCGGCCAGCGCTTCGGAGAAATGGAAGTCTGGGCCCTGGAGGCGTACGGGGCGGCCTACACGCTGCAAGAGCTGCTCACCGTCAAGAGCGACGATGTCGAGGGGCGCACGCGGGTCTTTGAATCGATTGTCCGCGGCGAGCATGTGCTCGCCCCTTCAGTGCCTGAATCATTCAACGTGCTGGTGAAGGAGCTGCAGGGCTTGGGGCTCGACGTCCGGCTGGAGCGCAAGGAGCACTTGGTGACGGGCGATGAACTCTTCGAAAAACTGGTCAAACGAGAACTTGAGCAGCCCACCATCGGCGCTCCGCGGGATGTCATCACGAGCGCGGACAAGCCTGTGAAGCGCGCCAAAGCCACCGTGAAGGTCAAGAAATGAGCGCCCCAAAGACGCCTGAGCACCTCTTTGATGATGTGAATGTCTTTGATGCGATTACGATCCACATCGCGTCTCCTGAAGTGATTCGCGGCTGGTCGAAGGGCGAAGTCAAAAAGCCGGAAACTATCAACTACCGGACCTTGAAGCCGGAGAAAGACGGCTTGTTCTGCGAGCGCATTTTCGGACCGACGAAGGACTTCGAGTGCAACTGCGGCAAATACCGGAAAATCAAGCATAAGGGGATCACGTGCGACCGCTGCGGCGTGGAAGTGACCAAGGCCAAGGTCCGCCGCGAGCGATTGGGCCATATCGAACTATCGGCCCCGGTGTCGCATATCTGGTTTTTCAAGAGCGTGCCCTCCCGCATCGGCGCGCTGCTGGATATGACGATGAGGGATTTGGAGCGCGTGATCTATTATGAAGCCTTTGTCGTCACCGATCCCGGCGGCACCCCGCTGCGCGTCCGCGAGATCCTCACCGAAGACCGGTATCAGGAGGCGCTGAAGACCTACGGCAAAAGTTTCACCGCCAAAATGGGCGCCGAGGCCGTGCATGATCTGCTCTCAACACTGGATCTTGGCAAGATGGCGCGTGAGCAGCATAAAGAGCTGCAAAAGCAGAAAGTGGAGCAGACGCAAAAGCGGATCG is drawn from Candidatus Omnitrophota bacterium and contains these coding sequences:
- the rpoB gene encoding DNA-directed RNA polymerase subunit beta, producing the protein MSKRAQTVVSFAKLSEGLAPPDLVEVQKRSYWDFLQHDVPKPKRRNIGLHAAFLETFPIESRDRVYRLEYVHYALGKPKYSVNECLRNGLSFAAPLKVKLRLVGPKASKEQEVYFGEMPLMTDVGTFVINGDERVVVSQLHRSPGVTFEMNVHPTGKRLFSARIIPYRGAWVELEFDTLDVLHVSIDRRRKIVGTILLRALGFSTDEEILNAFGKTETVSFAEAHDLKPLIGNHLGERIIDSTTGHVVLRAGTKITEEWLDTIWQSGKRELKIVSDAPAEILKTLEKDHTTTRQEALLDIFRRLRPGDLVNLPSAETLIHRLFLDPRRYDLGSVGRYVLNRKLSMTDGLDSRMLSGETVIHVIQYLLGLRRGEGEIDDIDHLGNRRVRSVGELVYHQFRVGLERLERTVRERMAIYDLDKLMPHTLVNFKLVASVIRDFFARSQLSQFMDQTNPLAELTHKRRMSALGPGGLSRERAGFEVRDVHPSHYGRICPIETPEGPNIGLISSLTVYARINEHGFIETPYRRVEHGMVTDKIDYVTADIEDRHAIAQASSPLTKSNKFSEELVSCRHHGNIVRLPPSQVEYMDVSSNQTVSIAAALIPFLEHDDANRALMGSNMQRQAVPLVHPKAPLVVTGIERRVAVDSGACIVSRDDGVVSYSDAQRIVIGRTTYELKNFQRSNANTCLHQRPIVSVGDKVKAGQVIADGPATYHGDLSLGRDVLVAFMPWRGYNFEDAILISEHLVKEDTFTSIHIEEFEVEARETRLGNEEITRDIPNVGEEALKDLDEQGIIRAGAEVGPRSILVGKVTPKSETELTPEEKLLRAIFGEKAEDVRDTSLKVPAGVEGIVVDVKILIRKGTQTKSKEEQQQEHTQIDAIRKQYQVRINKLAEERVERLVKLLQDKKLSAPLCDIDSGDTVIDAGRTVKASDAKKLSRADFTDVKVQEEPGLDLEVRRVADFFDELIREMRSEEEMEVDKVKRGDELPPGVLKRIVVQVASKRKIQVGDKMAGRHGNKGVIAKILPQADLPFLPDGTPVEVVLNPLGVPSRMNVGQMLETHLAWAAKALGFQAITPVFNGASEGEIQDYLKKAKLPLSGKIQLRDGFTGDYFDQETVVGYLHMIKLVHLVDDKIHARSIGPYSLVTQQPLGGKAQFGGQRFGEMEVWALEAYGAAYTLQELLTVKSDDVEGRTRVFESIVRGEHVLAPSVPESFNVLVKELQGLGLDVRLERKEHLVTGDELFEKLVKRELEQPTIGAPRDVITSADKPVKRAKATVKVKK
- the rplL gene encoding 50S ribosomal protein L7/L12, whose product is MTETVSKRVEEALKLTEEMTALELSSYAKAMRDKFGITASPVAVAANPAAGGGSAAAAEEPSVFDVILAGAGTNKIQVIKEIRAITSLGLKEAKDLVEGAPKPVKTGIKKEEAEEIKKKLEAAGAQVQLK
- a CDS encoding 50S ribosomal protein L10, coding for MARIGRLVKESIANELRTELKQRPNFFVTSITRMPAAEANVFRQKLHATNARLLMINRRMGRKALEPLSLEGLHELLKGSVGLVLAGDDALPALKVLVDFRKTHEQQLIVSGGILDGELLLDKQLSELAALPSRPVLLAHVLGTIEAPIADVIVTIERLIGDLAWLAEQAAESKTASPIPPASELTKEGT